In Puntigrus tetrazona isolate hp1 chromosome 23, ASM1883169v1, whole genome shotgun sequence, the DNA window GTCACTGTTTCCTCGATTTGACCTTCACCATCTGTTTTGAATGAGAGCACTGTTCACTTTTGTTTAAAGGAACGCTAAAATCAGACATTCTCCCTGTCTCAGCCCAAACACAGTCTTATTACAGCGTTCATTGCTGGAGAGTGGGAACCTCACCCGCTCTCAATTAACTTCAGAAttcccctcacacacacacacacacacacacacacacgtttgcaTGCTTATGCAGAAGTACTCTCAAACACATGCAGACTTGACGCTTCTATGCACACGTAcaaacacagagcacatggttGGGGACACCCTGGAATATCACGGAGGTGGAGACGTGAATGATTCCAGTCTTTAGTTCGGGAATTCCAGCTTTAATTGGATCCGTGTGGCTATCAGGGAGGTGTACGCTTGAGCAGGGAGCAGCACACGCCGtaacatatgcacacacacagctgagtTTTAGTTAAAGAAAGTGGGTGCAGAAACAGCAGTGGGTTTTAAAGTCCTGGATAAAGTCATCTTTACAGACTTTTTAGGCATGCAGACTGGACagagagaaatgagaaagaCAAACAAGGTCAAGGTATTCTAGGTTCAGAATATTAAGACCAGTTGGAATCAAAACAActacaacaattaaaaaatgttttaaaattaaacaccaCGACTATATACAGCGTAATAATATCGGAATCACtttcaaaattatttgttaAGGAAGTATTCGGTCGTCATAAAAAAAGAGGAGTGTGTTAAAATAATGTCCATATTGTATACAGCTGTACAATAATGCATATTTCTGGTTTGTAAACATCATGTATTCAGTTAATGAGGAAAGCCAAAGCTGGTCGGATATAGATTTAATAGGTTTATGAGAAGCATTATGCGAATGCTTAGTTAAAAAGATATTTCAACTGAGTTTATCAAAATTAAAGGTGAGATTATGAGAACATCTTGACACCAAAAATAAAGcgcagaaaaattaaaaagaaaaagaaaaattcacttttagcTTCAAGTTCCTCAAAGTAACCTCAAATTTGTCTACTTTTAAAGACAACGAGTGATGAGTCACTATTTTTGTGGTAATAAATATTGCACCACAAAGTCTGTCAGCTGAACTTAACTTGTACTGAACGCATAATATTCCCtcaaaaatcttttatatttaaaaacacctgCTTATTCTCAAAGGACAGGATTCGCAGTGAATGACTCTTCTAGCGCACCACTCAATCAGTAATCACCCCCACCTGGACAAACATTTCACACCCTGTACACACGCTCGTGTTTCTGTAACATTTACCTTGTGTGATGCTTTGAGCCATTTATTCGCTGCACTTTCATCATGGCACGGTTTACAAGACTTCACTATGATCCACCCCTTGGCTGCACACTTATCCAAACGAGTCAAaatacacagtcacacacacattcgcttcgatttaaaatacactttctAATGAAATACTTAAGAGATGAAGGACggtctttgtgtgtttttaatgtgcgGTAGACTTCTGGGTTGAATTTAAAGCTGCGCATATGGTGGCGGGGGCAGTTGAGAAGCTGGTCAATTTCACTCAAATGGATGTAGCTTAGCCTTGATTCACCAGACACAGGCACACACAAATGCGTTAGTAACACACTGCATATATAGATATGTGGGGGGATGGGTGACTTCTACAAGCATGTACTCATGAGTGGGACGCTTTTATCTTAGCTtttgaaatgattcatttcatAGCAGATATGCTGATAGGCTTACATGCACGATTGCCATGAAAAGCCAAACTAAAAGAAATGAGCGATTAGCTGACTGTCTGCGGTCTTACTGCCACCCTATGGCCATTTTTTTGAACTCTCGGTGACACAATTTAGATGTACTGTGAACATCTGTATTATAGCTCCCTCTGCAGGACATGGTCGACCTTTAGctgaaatattgcatttctgCATGAAAGTGGGTCCAGCACTAACCGTTGCACGACACACTGCATTAaggattaaataataataatataatagaagCTAAGAACGAAAACACAagttaatgacaaaaatatatatatatatatatatatatatatatatatatatatatatatatatatatatatatatatatatatatatatatatagatgtacaTTGAAACAATTTTGTCTCAAAAATGTATagtaaattttacaaataatttgaaagacttattattttttgtaaaaatactcCAGTTatcattgtattatttacaacttttatAAACATCGTATTAATATACTCCCCCCTTAAATAATCCCAACgtatgtaaaaacattaagcTTTTGTAAATAATGGTCATTAATAGTCCATATTAATTGATTCATAGCGATCCCCAAGAATTCAAACCCCACTAATATTAGAGGTATAATAACgaagaacaaaaaatacatacgGATATGAGTTTCAAACTTCATCAGTAATATTTCAGAGTGGTCTAAACAGTGAAACTCAACACATCACTGCAGGTTGCCAGTTTGGATTTATTTAAACGGTATAGGACAATTAAACgacttattttaaaagcttgtttttagttgttttttttttttttttttttttttaaatataggctGTAGGCTTGCACAAGCACACCTACAGTGAAACAAACTCTTACGTTTAGTTGTGCCGCTTTTATACTGTAGTGCACTTGGTCTTAATACAGCCTGCAAAATGAATAGCTTACATAATGCTGCAATGTTGGTTTTCGTCTGTGGTGTAACCTACAGTAGTGAGACTGATTGAGCTCTTCAGTCGCTGTTCAGTGTCTGGTGCTGAAACCTATTGTGTCGTGATTGATGCGGTTTCTCGCACATTCACGAAAGAACGTTTTAAAGGGTTTTGGCCATTTAGTTTCTGTGTTGTTTCATGTCAAGTATAAATAAAGTTGCTAAGCcactggaaaaacttttaaaggaACTGGGTTTTGAGTGAAGGGTGACGTACCAGCTCAGATGCAATCCAGACACGAGCGGTTTAACATTAGCCGTTTAAAACCGACGTCTAAGTCTCATCATAAACTTTAGctgacacacacgcactctTATCTGGCGGTTTTTAGTTATGCGCATCTAGACCACATGCCAATGTTCCCTCTCAAGAGATTTTAGGACTATAAAAGAGTGCTTTGGGCAGCCGTCCAACAAAACAATTAGCCATATTCTCGCAGCGCATGGGAATCCAGGGTCCACTTTATCTTTCTAATGACCGACCCTCcctgcctcctcctcctcctcccgcTGCCGGGCAGAGCGCAGCTGACCCGGCCAGTGTTCAGTGTTCTCTGCGGTGGTCTTGCGGTGATGGAGCGCCTTAACTTATCCGTgtgatatgatatatatatatatatatatatatatatatatatatatatatatatatatatatatatatatatatatatatatacgacaAACGTGCGCTTCGCACAGGAAGGAAGGAGGACTccttcaaataataataaaaaataatttcttttgatttttagaTGATGACAGAAAAAGAAGACGAAGCAGGGGGGAAAGAAAAGATCTTTCTGTATTATTCTCTGAGGGGAGGTGAGGGGAGCTTTCCGGCGTCCGTGAGAAAAAGACGTCTCTTAAAACGTATTAGCGtgagatataaatattttcacatccTCTGGAGTGCCTTTAAAAGTCTGCGCAGTGCAAATGTCACCTTAATTGTCTCGGCAGATTGAAACTATTTTCTGCATATAAAAAACGCtcgaaaacaaataaaacaagtgaaaaactaaaagtgcggtttaaaaaaattgcccaaaggaaaaaaaaatcgatttATAAATATAcgtgtataatataaaatgcatagtCAACCATTCAATTTTAAAAGCTCGTTAAGACTACAAATAAACactattgattttattttacttttgcatattgtttttgttattgttttaactAAATAGCCTAGCCACCGAAACATCCCATTTAAAACCCTTGGgcctaaaatgtataaaaagtattCCTATAACCATACTTCATTTTAAGACATATCAGAAGATTTCACAATGTTTAGAGCTGCTTTATTGcccaagcgtgtgtgtgtgtgtgtgtgtgtgtgtgtgtgctcgtaaGCCTCCCTCTCTCCCAGTCCTGCACAGATCACCCCTCAGCCTCTCCTTATAATAACAGCGCGTGATGGATGACGGCGGCGGGCTTGTTATTGTCTTGCGCCATCAAACCGTTTCGTCTCACCGCGCGGATTTCTGTAACTCTGCGCGAGAGCAGCGATGACTAGTTTAATGTGGAATACAGTTATATGCGCGGGGGCAGTGTTTTTCTAAGCTGTAAGCCCGCGGCGTGGCCGTGACATCGGGCGTCCCATCATCGGTAACTCCGGGCAACCGGTGCTCTCGCGCCCCTCAGAGGAGTGACGCATAAATATCTGTCCGCGCGCTATAAACATAACGGTCACAACCCCGCGCGAAATTAAACAACGGCTGCACAGTGAGATTAAGAGCCGCGCGATTTACTGGCCTAAAAACAACTGACCTTAAACACGGACCACGTCagcctgcatttttttttctgcgacgactacttaaaaaaatcacagtcgGGGGAATTAAAAGAGTTTTTGGAGGAGTTTTCTCGAAGAAGCGCCCGCTCCGATTTCCAAAACGGTTAAAGCCACGCTTATCTGATGACAGATATATCACGATAAAGGGAAGGTTTGCGTTTCTTCCGATTACGAGAATTAATCACGTTATCTTTCTGCAGGCAGGGTGACAGGGCGACACGTCTTCTCGCCGGAGATCTCGAGAGAAAAAGGTGGGGCGAAATGATAACAAGGTTCACACAGGTCAAAGCAAAGTGAATAAACATGAACTCTCCGTCCGTGCTCGATCAAAGAGGTGACTTGCGCCACTTGAaactataacattttttttatttacagttattcTAATGCCAACAGCAAAGGCGCGTGATGTTATGACATTCTGCGTCACCGAAGCCCTACATATAATGATTCtcgtgtttttaataaaaaaagtgatgacagtatctttataaaaaaaccaaaaaaaaaaacagttgcatAAAATCCCACACCGTTGCCTCGAACCAGCGACGCCCAGGtgtgaatatttaaatagatatcAATATCTCTTTACAGGAATGCGAGTGAGGATGTTGTCCCCAGTTATTCCCACTCGTGTGTTTAGATAGGAGATGAAGTGttattcttttgtttaattaaaatatttcaaataggTCCTTGTTTTAAGTCCATCGGGTGCCTCAGGACGCTGTAGTCCCACATAAACGTGTAGAATTCAGCATTTCTTTGAGTTCGTTTTCCGGTTTGCCCGCCACCATAAAGGGCCAcgtctgtggaaaaaaatataaatgaatgttcGGTTAAAATAGgcaaacaatacaaataattgTGAACTGATAACTTATGTTtgccttttaaatatttatatgttaaacATAATCTACACAATGTAGTTATCCCATACCGTTTATCAAGTAGCTACTTGATAAAAAGCCAGATGTAGCATATCATTTCGGAAGGAATCATTTCCATAGCAGGCCAGATaatttatcatgcatattataaaattacatttctgcttccagttcttttcaaaacaattcaacacactaaaactgaaaagtttaatttctgTCTCCATTTTGTAGGCCTAGGTAAATTCAAAGTGTCGCCAAAATCACCTTTgcaatattgaataaaatcgaactgaaatttgaaatgcaaactgaatttaaattgaaactcaaactgaaaaaaacatacaaaattctTATAGAACTAACAGAAGTTACTGTTAATTAGCTGGAAACAGATTTTTGCTATAATCAAGAAAATGTGTTGCATTATACGTACACTTAACGCATCTTGCttgcttattttctttttcaaaacgttttttaaaagtctcttaCCAGGTTGACTGGATGTATGTAGCCGTTCTCGTATTTGTCGTTGGCGAGTATTTGTCGCAGGTGCGCGATGTAGCTGGAGGCCAGCCGCAGCGTGTCCAGCTTGGAGAGTTTGGTGTCCGGCGGAACCCACGGTAACGTCGTCTTCAACCGGGAGAAGGCTTTGCTCAGCACGCGCATCCTCGCCCTCTCGCGCGCGTTCGCCGCGTTCCTTTGGACCTGCTTGCCCTCCTGGGCCACGCCATTAGGTGCCGATTTACGCATGGCGGCCGATTTGCGCCTTTTCCCCGTACATTCGGTAACCGATGCCCCTTCGCAGTTGGAACTGTCCTCCGTGCTCTCGTTTGACGTCCCCGGATCTTTACCGGAACCGAATTTCAAAAGACCATCCAGCAGCTCAGACTCGTGAAATTCGTCCACATCGCTGATGGAGCCGGTGGACATGTTGAGCTGAAGACGAAGATGTAGCAGACAAAAAGTAAGCACGAGGAGACTTGAGATTGTGGCTCTCTGAAGGGACCTGAAGATAACGCGACTGCCTTCAGAGCAGATACGCGTCATGCGCGAGCGGGGAATGAGAGCAACTTGCAACTCGCGAGCCAAAGGATCTTAGCATTTATCTCTCGCGCTCAGGGGCGTAACCCCTGCACGCGGCAACACACTCTTAGTGGAAGCAAGCACTAAACCTGCTCAGATAATCACAGTGGTGCACCAGTATTGCAGTGATTATATTGTCATTTATCCcgcatatgcatgtatacagaaacaaaaaaaatggctaTAAATTGTACGTTTTATTTTACGGTGCATGTCTAGcctattctaaaaaaaaatttcagtatttttctgtATTAGTAAAATAGtatgtactttttaataaacGTATTATTCGCTATATTATAGGCTATGAGTCTATTAGTTATTCAATGacaataaaactgcaataaacctccatttaataaacatatttgttgttttaaaatgtaatagaaTTGTAAATGTTTCTAATAAAAGATCAAATTAATGATCACAATTCAGCCTCTTCTTTCCTCAGTAGCTGTCAGTAAAACATTCTACCCCAGGTTTCAGTTAAGAAACGTATAGATTTCacaagaaatgtaatttttatattattcatttcaaagaaatgtCTAATAATCAGAACTAAAAACTTTCCTTTCACTCCAATTTGGTTTCAGTTATTAATGCAAATGGCTATATAGCATTTGTTCCGCAAAAacgttgtaataataataattactaatattattaccattattattaaaatgctacGTTAAGATTgaattctgcatttttaaaacgcaTTGTTTTCCGTATTATCTGTTGGAAATAGAATAGCTACGCATTTATATTGTATAGCTGCTGACAGACGTAAACGTTTGCGTTCACGCTGAGCATCACTCGCGCACGCTCTCTGAATTCCTTGGAGTTGCCGGGTGGCATTTGACTGAGGTTTTTTTAATGGTGTGTCTCTGACCGGAAATAACGGTTGTGCGCGCACCGGAACAGTGGGATTCATAAAATGGTACAGTAGTGACCCCACGCGTAATCACGCATTGCTCATGGGAGAGTCCGTGCAGCTTTCAGCACCGATGCCCTCTAATAGGATCCCACGAGAAGCGTCTCATATGGCCCACTGGCGCCTCCGGAGGGGCACGTGAAATGGATACTCCGCGTCCCCAAACCCcatgttttgctattttaatggTACCCACACCGGTCTCTAATACAACCGACTAATTCAAGCCAAAACATCCCGATCTGTGCGAGCTCTAAGTGGCGCGGCTGAAGGCGAGTCAAGAGTGGTTTTAAATCAGGTGATGATTGCTAGGACACACGCGGGGCATCCGCTCTCCTCTCAGCACGTTAGTTAGTGCCCATCATCCTTAGATGCCCCTGGTTATATAGACGCAGATTAAACGAATGTGTAAAATTGCAAAAAGAACGAGACGTCCACGTGCTAATTGCAAGTTTAGAGATTACCAAAGGAGGAGAACGAATCTCCAGAGATCTGCCCTCTGACACCTCAGAGTTCCGGTGTCTCACAAACAGCATCCCTCTGCGCTCTCTACCACAGCAAATTACCAAAGGTATTTTAACCTTGCCATAGTTCTTAACCTGACAGATGAATGGACAGATCTTGTTTCTTGCAGCGGTGTATCAGGTTTTCCAGAGATTGCAGGTGTGATAAATCAAAGATAGTTATTTTCAGTTATCTTAAACTGAACTTTTACAGATGCTCACTGCATGCATGTAAAAAGTATAAGGATATGGTAAGACTGtgagtctgtctctctcttcctccttggTGGGTGGGCTggtcaaaagaaaataaaagcggGATATAAGATTAATCGTCCTGTCCTGGAGCAGCGTTATGTGTAGAGCTTAAAATAGCCACTGTTTTCCACAGTCACTCTCAGACTGAGCTCTCTCATCTTCCCTGACGCTAAAACCCTGAAAGGTAAACAGACAACCTAATACAGAACAGTtcatatattgtattaaatgacattataaagGGAACTCAGGTGTAGCTTTAACAAATCATATTTActattgtataatttttaatatatattattagtcacattttaaaacatatataatctTCATCTACAGTccaaaaaacctaaacaaagaCGACCAATCAAATACTGCTTAAATGAtccttattatataaataaaggcattacaaaatacacatttttcatgcattttataatatatggaAATAATGACCATATATGATATCTATTTCAAAAATCTTTCGTAATCACTAACTGCATTTCATTCGTCTTTCAGTTCTTCTGGAGAAACGGTGACAGACAGCAACAGGTGAGCAGCAGtctttgtaaatgaaaaatgattgaaCAAATGCCGCAGAATGTGAAGCTCTCAGTGGTGTTAGTGGGGATATCACTAATTAGCTGTATAGGGTCAAAGGTTACTGGAAACTGGACACTCACATGTCCACATCCGACTTAGagctcgcgcacacacacacacacacacacacacacacacacacactcaaacaaaaAGGAGAGACGGTCACCCAACTCGCAAGATGACAGATAACAGCAACTGCACACACACTTAATCTTACATGTACTTCAACGACACACTCGCTGCAACGTGGCAGCTAACAAATGGCGCTTCCAGGCCAAAACTAAACTCTAGGACGGGAAAAAATTTTAAGTGACGACcctggtaaaaaataaaaagatgaattagaataacaaaacaagacaagacaaaaaaaacgatGATTTACTGACTTGAATACAAATTATCCATTTAGGCAGCTCTTGGGTCAAACATTGTGGAGTCtcttaacaaaaacataacacCTCATGAAAGACTTTATAACTGACAAACTGTTTAATATAGATGGATGGTGTGGTTTTAAATGCTGCCTAAGGACTCTGTTTTTAAAAGAGGAAGCCTGACACATACAATGCATTTTAGAGATTACAGCTTTTTGTTTAGATAATCATATACAGTTATGTCTGTGCATCTGACCTGTGGGATGGTTGCTGTGTCACAAGGGACACGGACGCAAGCGAGGAGAGAGACGAGGGCACGGAGTGCAGTCTGGGATGAACGCTGACCTGGAGTGGATCGGCTGTCAGATATTATCAAGATGTCTTGCAGCTGTGCATGTGTTGTATTTGCGGATGTGTGTGTGgcttgtgtttatgtttgtgtgtgttttggggtaGGGAGGCTGGGAGTGGTGGTGTTACTCCCCTGCGTTCGAGCCGCTAACTGCCAAGGTCAATGTCCACAGTTGGAATGCACAAGTGCTTTGCCTTGTCGCGAAGTTTTAAGGAGGACGCAACAACGCCGGACACGAATACTTTCAAAGAAAAATCGTTTTAAACAATGCAAGGGAGATGCCGTGCTGCTGGGCTCTTTGGCAGGTGTTGCTCAAAACAAAGTGAAACCCTTACAGCGATTGTCAGTGGTCAACGATACAGCCTTTGTAAGTTATTGCATGAAGATGGAAACAATAATTCATCTTTGGGGTGTATCTATTGTTGTAAATCCGTGATGCGCTGAATTATTGCTTAAAACggtg includes these proteins:
- the tcf21 gene encoding transcription factor 21 — translated: MTRICSEGSRVIFRSLQRATISSLLVLTFCLLHLRLQLNMSTGSISDVDEFHESELLDGLLKFGSGKDPGTSNESTEDSSNCEGASVTECTGKRRKSAAMRKSAPNGVAQEGKQVQRNAANARERARMRVLSKAFSRLKTTLPWVPPDTKLSKLDTLRLASSYIAHLRQILANDKYENGYIHPVNLTWPFMVAGKPENELKEMLNSTRLCGTTAS